The window TGCGAATTCGCGGAATTAAGGAGGAAAAACTGCTGTAGTTAAGTAATACAATACATTTAAAAAGCAGTTAAAGCTATAAATACGCTATATACCTTCACATTTGTTTCAATGTAAGCTATATACCCACTAAACATGTCTATTTTATTTAATTAGATAGTATTAGTATGGTGAACGAGTTCATAATGGTTTGTATTGTAGCTTATTTGACCCACTCATATTTACCATCGCTCTTGActgttttttttttaacggcaacagAGATGTATATTAAAAAACGCTCCCTAGCAAGTTGCTAGGAGAGAAAAGTACAACGACTCCCCAGCATGGCGCTGAAAGAGAATTACAACGGGCTTAGAAGCCATGTGTTCCAATGTGAAACCACACAACCTCTATTTTTAAGCCAACGAAAAGCAAAAAGTTTAATGACatcaaataaattacatctactaataacaatatcattaaaaACGATGCCGTTCCGATGTCTCCAAATGATCCAAAGAGTTGTAACGATGATAGATTGTATACGAGGCAAGGCAGACGTCGACAATGAGGCTCCCTCGATCCAAGTTTCCACATCAATCCAACAATTGAACACAGGCAAGTTACAATCTAGCCAAACCCGAATAAGCCGCCAAACATCTAAGGCCACGGTACAACCAAAAAATAACTGATCGATATTCTCGGAACTCGAGTTACACATAGGGCATGTAGTCGAATCTACCACAATACCTCTCGCGGCTAAGTTACATCTAACCGGGAGAGCATCTCGTTTGAATCGCCACCAAAAGATGTTAACTTTCTtaggtaacgatttcaaccaagTTGTCCCAATATGATACTAGGGGAGCGTGAACTTATCAATATGACGTCGAGTATTCTTAACTGTGAACATACCATCACCATCAAGTGAACATTTCCAACAATCTTCTCGATCCGTGAGATGAACATCTTCAAGTTCGTGTAAAAGAAGCTCAAGAGTAGCTGCATTTCTAGACCCGATAACCTCACGAGACCATGACCAAACCCAGTTATCATTGTCCCATTTATCAGCAACTTTGTCCTCCTTATTATTGTCAAGGTGGTATAATCTCTTGAACCGATCTCGAAGGGGAATCGGCCCGCGTCAAGGATCGGACCAGAAGGTAACGCGTGAGCCATTACCTACGTGTAGACCAATATGATTAGGAGGTAGGATATTATCAGCATCCAGTTTAACACAAGTGACTACGATGTTTGCCCAAGGACTGCCCCCAATGGCTTTTTCAAACCGATCTCCATGGATAGCCTTTATAACGTCGACCCAAGTGTCATTCTTGCAATTAAAATACCGCCACTTCCATTTAAGAATTAGAGCCAAGTTGAATGCTTTCAAGCTACCAACGTTTAAACCACCTTTATCAAAAGATGATAGAACATTCTCCCATTTTACCCACGACATTTTTCGTTTAGCATTGTTAAAACCCCAAAAGAAATGAGCTCTAGATGCTTCAATTTTATTAACAATCGTAACCGGGCAAACAAAAAGTGACATATAATAAATGCCTTTACTCCCCAAAACCGACTTAATGAGAGTGAGCCTACCACCCGAAGATAGAAGACCCGCTTTCCATGAAGCAAGCCgattattaaatttattaacaaGATCATTCCAACTCGAAATAAGCTTCATATTGGTACCGATGGGAATACCAAGGTATTTAGTTGGAAACGAACCGATTCTACAACCAAATTCATCTGCCAATGTATTAATGCTTAGGGCCGAAACATTAATTCCAAAGACATGGGATTTAGACACATTAATCTTCAATCCCGAAACCAAATGAAAAATGTTGAGAAGGCGGATAATGTTACCAAGTTCACATTCTCTCCATTCCGACATAATGATTACATCGTCGGCATATATAAAATGAGACAAGTGAAGATCATTTGAACCAATTCGAATACCTCTAATAAAATTAGAAACACAAGCTTCGTTAAAGGCTAGGTGAAGACCCTCCATGACAATAATGAACAATAAAGGACTAAGAGGGTCACCTTGTCGAAGACCTTTTCTAATGGGAAATTCACATGTCGGACTTCCGTTAACAAGTACGGAAGTTCTTGCTGATTTTAAACAACTCATGATCCAACCACACCATCGATCTCCGAAACCAAGAGATCTCATCATAAACAATAAGAAATCCCAGTTAACAGAATCGTAAGCTTTTTCAAAGTCGACTTTGAAAAGCAACATTTTGCGCTTATTTTTCTTGTGCCATTTGATAATCTCACTTAACATCAACGGGCCATCTAGGATTTGTCTTCCTTCGATAAATGCTGATTGAGAAGGAGAAATGATCTTATCAATGACACCTGCAAGACGATTCTTTAGTAACTTcgtgataattttataaaaaacGCCTATTAGGGAAATAGGTCTAAAGTCCGTAACAAGAGTCGGGTTCTTGACTTTAGGGATTAATGTGAAAAAAGCAGAATTAGCACCCTTTGGCATACGACCCGAGACAAAAAAGGCACGTATATCATTTAGCAACTCGACTCCCAAAATATCCCAGAATCTTTTGATAAATTTGAATGAAAAACCGTCGGGACCCGGGGCTTTTGAGCTACCACAGTCCCAAACCGCCATCTTTATTTCAGCATCatcaatgtgacgacccagaaatttccgatcaaatttaaaactttatctttacatgatttcgacaggataagcaaagtttgtaaagttgagtctaaaaatcttgaactgtttatatggacgtatttaacctgtgactattcccgacgattcacaaatcaTTGTGTGTAGGTATGtatgtaaataaatgtatataaagataaaagtatatatatgatattttgagttaataaaataaactttaatcaattgaaattaaatatataaaataataaacaattatgtatttatataaaaatatatacaagatattattatgaatctatatgtatatatgtgatttctaacaatatttattaattgtatatatatatgtatatataagaaacTACTattcaatataagttattacattatataaaattataaaattacataaacaatatgtaatattaatatattacaagataaaataaaattgttatatcaatattattacttttatcactataaaaattactattaacattaaaatcagtattagggatattattatatatagttatgAAGTGTGAGAAATAAATCATTatgatattattatcactaacgttattatcactaataatatagttaataataatattagtaacattataattaatatcattattactagcaATACTATTGTGGATATTATTATcatctatattagtattattatattattataaagtattattattagtaattataacattaagagtattattatagttataattattaattaataagataaatcataatttataaatacatatatatacatataattatataaatgcagaaatatatacaagtatataaaatcatatttatatacactgatatatatacagatacaatatataaaatgaatatttttttgtattaataatataattataaatatataaactattaattttataaactcacAAAATTAATTAAGATTCTGTATCAAATAAACCTGTAGAAATCTTGATCCTGTCCCTTATCAGGTTTTAACGCTAATTCAGTCAAGGATCTAGACAAAATTCTGTTTCACGTCTTTATCTAATTACTgtaatttctattttttttaatcgAATATACTGTCTTCCGTTTCTTAGATGTCAATCTCTTTGCCAAAACCAAACAAAACGATCATATCATTAACACTAGCTTCACTTATTCAATTATCCTCTTTATATACAGTCAATTACTCCTGCAATTCAagaattaaaaacataaattttaataaaaaaaagccCGTCGTCCTCTGTACCAAACACTTTTTGGCTATTTTTCGAATTCGAACCAATTTTCAAAAAGTttaaatgcaaagttgttaggaatcatttatatAAACTACCTGTAAAGTTTTAAATCCTAATTCGTTCTATCGAAtcccaattttggagtcaaacttttaaaattaaaaagtcaacaattatTCTTTGATCAAATTCGATTTCGTGTTTATGTTTCAAGATAAATTGAGGTTTGAGATAGTTTCTAGAAAAGATTTACGATCTTTTTCATGTTGGAATTACTAGCTAAAAACGTCCTCATATTCAAAATCAAATATTGAGTTGTCATTTTTTTTCCTTCGATACAttagcgttttttttttatttcttctttcACTTGCAGATTAATACAAACACCATTAGTAATTAGTTGTGTTTTATTAAAAATTCAAATCGTTAGATATTGGTTTGACTGATGTTCCCTGGTGGATTCGaattttgaagaagatgaagaggaAATAAGGAAACAGATAGATAAGAGTTAAATAAATAAGGGTTCGTGTAATTCCAGAAAAACAGTTATGGCGAGATGGTTAGAAGGGAATGTTGGggaacgagaggtcgggggttcgagtcctggcttgggcagtttgttatttttttgagcctttaaaggtagttccactatcaaattattattattattattaagtagtatagttataattactaatattatcatagttataagtattaaagatattattattattattattattattattattattattattattattattattattattattattattattattattattattattataagtattactaattactaatgttattattattatttttataaatttttgtattaatatccttattatgattacgaatattattattatgaacctaataaaattcattatcatattgattaataaatattagaattattattataaacataagtgttattagtaatatcattagtagtaataaaatggttaaaattattattattattaagtattaagtattattatcaaaatggtTATTACCATCattactaaatttttcattttattaaaaactactataattatcattattataagatttagtattaaaactatcattaacagtaaagattaatatttttatagttattattatactattacatttatcactgagattattagcattactatttttattagtaatattaagtattgtcatttttaccattacaaatattaatttagtattattacaattactagtttcaacaaacaaatgatagatatataaatatatttaacaaacataacttaactatattaatgctttttatatacaaaaagaatacatttaatgaaataatgaaaaatatatacaAGTTAATAATATAAACGTTAAAACACTAGTAACaatatataattattcgattacaagtatatgttttaatatatatacacaaatgatataggttcgtgaatctgaggccaaccctgcattgttcaatgtcgtcatatatatttttactacaaaatacagtattgtgagtttcatttgcctttttaccctttatatttttgggatgagaatacatgcacaatttttataaattttttacgaaatagacacaagtaatcgaaactacattatatggttgaatgatcgaagctgaatatgccccttttagcttggtaacctaagaattagggaacatcactaattttgagaattagtgcacgcctaattgacgcgaatcctaaagatagatctattgggcctaacgaaccccatccaaagtaccggatgctttagtacttcgatgttgtttttatcatgtccgaaggattttccggaatgatagggtatattcttatatgcatcttgttaatgtcggttaccaggtgttcaccatatgaatgattatttttgtctctatgcatgggacgtatatttatgagaaataaaaatcttgtagtctattaaaatgatgaaaatgattatttatgttaaactaatgaactcaccaaccttttggttaacacttgaaagcatgtttattctcaggtatgaaagaaatcttccgctgtgcatttgctcattttagagatattacttggagtcattcatgacatatttcaaaatacgttgcattcgagtcattgagttcatcaagattattattaagtcaattatagttggatatattatgaaatggtatgcatgccgtcaactttcgatgtaatgaaagattgtcttttcaaaaatgaatgcaatgtttgtaaaatgtatcatatagaggtcaagtacctcgcgatgtaatcaattgtaatgtattcatccggatgaattaggatgggtcgttagaaTCAAAATCTCGTTCTAAGAAAAAATTGTCTTCGGCATTTAAAGTGACGGCAGGCGTAATGTTATTTTAAATGACACCCGTATGTACCTCATCGAACATGTGGCTGTAGTAATCAAAAAACTTATTTTTAACCAAAACCGGGTCAACAACCCAATTCCCATCGATCATTAGCCCTTGAATTGTCTGTTGTTTTCTTTTATGCTTAAGAGAACAACGAAAAAACTTTGAGTTCTCATCTCCTTCGATATCCCACTTAATACGAGCTTTTTGTAACGAATCGAGTGTATCAAATTTACAAATATCATCTTTTTGTTGGAAAAGAGCGTTACGGGACTCAATTTGGGCTTCTGTTGCTTGGCCCGAATCTATAACCGAATCCAAATCATTGATGCTATCCGTGAAGCTTTTTAACTGGGCCTTTTCATTACATCTAGATTGGGCTATCCAACTTTTTAGTTTGCCTTTAAGGTTTCGAAGCTTAACTGTAATGTGCGTATTACTTGAAGAGGAAATACCAGCCCATTCGGTTTTGACCATATCATCAAAGTTAGGTCTCTCGATCcatgtgtcacgaccctacttttttcattatcttttaccgttaattatttaacgaccgttaactgttaattgcgctacgtcatttctatggcctatattgttaaattaataataatatattaattattatgtgttatgtgaatattcgtattcatattttaagttatacgtttctacgtgtcgcggatttctatccggtgaatcttttaggttttcaaaccaacagtcgcgtttttgggatatttaaatcctaattattttaaatatgatattctaAGATCATATGattatatgtagtatttatatttatttttcgtcgcgcgtttgttatctctccgaatttttaatcgcgtaagagtgttttcgcgtttcgggattcgttcgggctttcgggccatcaggaattaaaCTTTTAGCAATATGAGCTAGTGGGGCCCACTCCTCACCCCATCATTCGGCCGAAATAGCCAAGGGAGGGAGTAATAATCCTTGTTTCcttattttgtgattttaatttccATTCCACCATAATTTCCTAAACCTAAATCTAAATCTaatttttctctttttctctcttcccctTACCTTTGGCCATCGCCTACCATCtccccaacatcatcatcttcatcaatttttatagcttggatcaaggatcaattaacatcaacgcgttcctcgttccgttctctacgcgattatacttctcgtttcttgattagtgtataaaccctaaccctagaactttttatttttcattatatttctgtatttttattatatattaata of the Rutidosis leptorrhynchoides isolate AG116_Rl617_1_P2 chromosome 5, CSIRO_AGI_Rlap_v1, whole genome shotgun sequence genome contains:
- the LOC139849238 gene encoding uncharacterized protein; the protein is MTRLELFRLKSMWGNFHFDYALSLARGYSGGIISMWDPNVFVKERIWSDINYVFVKGRWIREDLVVYKVNIYAPQSRIDKPNLWNNLSNFMANNIGEYIMFGDWNAVRIANERSGTDFCAIDASNFNDFINANMLHEIPLGGLCYTWRVKGRDTWIERPNFDDMVKTEWAGISSSSNTHITVKLRNLKGKLKSWIAQSRCNEKAQLKSFTDSINDLDSVIDSGQATEAQIESRNALFQQKDDICKFDTLDSLQKARIKWDIEGDENSKFFRCSLKHKRKQQTIQGLMIDGNWVVDPVLVKNKFFDYYSHMFDEE